A segment of the Aridibaculum aurantiacum genome:
CTCTATGTATTCCTGCGCTTGTTTTATCGATTCGTCATCATGTGCTTTTTGACCCTGGAATATGATAAACGGAGACTGGCTCTTTCGGTCAATGTCTATCATGAATGCTTTGCTGATGAGAATAGCCATATCTCGTCCGGCATATTTTTCTACCAGGTATACAATCAGGTTTAAGTAGGAGTAAGCTCCACCACTGGTGTACAAGCCGCTGTCTTCGGTCATTATTTTATCGTCTACCAGTTTAGCATCAGGAAATAAGTTTCTGAATTCGTTAGCAAAGCGCCAATGCGTAGCGCACTGCTTGCCGGTAAGCAAGCCTGTAGATGCAAGAAAGAAAGTTCCAAGGCACAAGCTAGCTATTTCAGCGCCATTCTTGTACTGTTGTATGATCCATGGGATGAACGCTTCATTTTGTTTCATGGCTTGTAAGGGATCACCCATGAGAGCAGGAATGATAACCAGGTCTGTACGCTCTACCTCGTGTATCAATACATCAGGTTTGATGGTGAACAAACCATCACGCTGGCTCGTTTCTTTGTCTAATCCTACTAATTGTACATTGAAAACTTTAGGCATTCCCATAGCCATACGCATGGAGTTTAGCTCCATAAAAATTTGGTGTGTGCCTTCTATATTAGTCAGGCTGGTGTGTCCTTTTGGAACCAGTATTGAAAGATGTTTCATGATGATCTCCTGATTGTTTTTGCGATTGCGTTACCAAATATACTTCGGGCATTTGTCGTAATCAACCCTTACAAAAGCCGTAAGTCCACCCTCTGAAAGTAAGAAGATGATCAGAGCTTTGATGTACCGCTTATACATTTTTAAGCATAAGAGGAAACTAGATGGCTGCCATCATTAAGAGAAAAAATCTGTAACATTTTAAACTTAAAAATATGATACACGAAATGGAAATTGCGAATGGTGCACAAACTGAAGTGATTGCTACAGAGCCAGTACAACAAACCAGCTTTCTGAGCCCTTACATTGGTTTCAACGGGAAGTGTAAAGAAGCTATGACTTTCTACCAGGACTGCCTTGGAGGTGAAACAACTTTCCTGGCGTGGAAGGATACACCGATGGCTGATAGCTGTCCAAACGGAGCTGAAAACATGATGATGCACGCCATGCTAAAGAGCGGTAACCTGGTACTGATGGGAAGTGATATGACTCCGCCTGGTGGTCATGTACAAGGCAACAGTATGTCAGTTTGTGTAAGCTGTAGCAGCTTAGAAGAGATACATAACTACTTTGAAAAATTCTCTGAAGGAGCTACTGTTCTTGATCCTTTGGGTGAAAAGTTTTGGGGTGGTACTTTTGGTGTATTGATGGATAAGTTCGGCATTGTCTGGATGTTTGAATACAGTCCCCTTTGCTGATTTACATGAATTGTCCAACTTTACATTTCTTTCAACCAAACCTCAACTTATGAAACTTTTGAAACGCATTTTAGCAGGTCTTGCAGTCCTTATTGTTTTGTTACTCGTTGTAGCTCTTTTTGTAAAGAAGGAGTATACGGTACAACGTGAGGTAACCATCAACAAACCAAAGCAGGAAGTTTTTTCTTACATAAAATATTTACGCAACCAGGACAAGTTTAGTAAGTGGGCATCCATGGATCCGGCTATGCGTAAAGAGTATCGTGGTACAGATGGTACTGTTGGTTTTGTATCAGGATGGGAAAGTGACAAGGACGATGTAGGCAAAGGTGAGCAAACCATAAAAAGAATAGAAGAGGGCAATGCCGTGGATTTCGATCTTCATTTTATTGAACCGTTTGAAGGTAGAGCTGATGCACGTATGACAACACAATCATTAGACGAAAATCAAACGAAGGTTACATGGAGCTTTCATAGTAAAATGCCTTATCCAATGAACGTGATGATATTGTTCATGGATATGGATACTATGATAGGTGAGGACCTGCAGGTTGGATTGAATAA
Coding sequences within it:
- a CDS encoding GlxA family transcriptional regulator gives rise to the protein MKHLSILVPKGHTSLTNIEGTHQIFMELNSMRMAMGMPKVFNVQLVGLDKETSQRDGLFTIKPDVLIHEVERTDLVIIPALMGDPLQAMKQNEAFIPWIIQQYKNGAEIASLCLGTFFLASTGLLTGKQCATHWRFANEFRNLFPDAKLVDDKIMTEDSGLYTSGGAYSYLNLIVYLVEKYAGRDMAILISKAFMIDIDRKSQSPFIIFQGQKAHDDESIKQAQEYIEKNFQQKITVDQLATKFAIGRRNLERRFKKATSNTVVEYIQRVKIEAAKMSLEKSRENVNDVMYNVGYTDPKAFRTTFKRFTGLSPLAYKSKYNREAAVR
- a CDS encoding VOC family protein codes for the protein MIHEMEIANGAQTEVIATEPVQQTSFLSPYIGFNGKCKEAMTFYQDCLGGETTFLAWKDTPMADSCPNGAENMMMHAMLKSGNLVLMGSDMTPPGGHVQGNSMSVCVSCSSLEEIHNYFEKFSEGATVLDPLGEKFWGGTFGVLMDKFGIVWMFEYSPLC
- a CDS encoding SRPBCC family protein encodes the protein MKLLKRILAGLAVLIVLLLVVALFVKKEYTVQREVTINKPKQEVFSYIKYLRNQDKFSKWASMDPAMRKEYRGTDGTVGFVSGWESDKDDVGKGEQTIKRIEEGNAVDFDLHFIEPFEGRADARMTTQSLDENQTKVTWSFHSKMPYPMNVMILFMDMDTMIGEDLQVGLNNLKTRMEKNEL